The genome window CCCGGCTGCTCGGCGCGGCTACTGGTTGCGCACGCGCTCCAGCCGGTTGGCGAGCATGCGCACGAACTCCGGGCGGTTCCCGTGGGCCTGCTCGTGCTCCAGCAGCTCGACCAGCTCGGCCTCGGTGTAGGAGCGCAGACGGCCCCGCAGCTGCGGCAGGCTCATCCGGTCGTAGTCGGCGAGCAGCGACGTCTCCTCCTCCGGCGCGGCGGGCGACGGGCGCTGCGGCGCGGCAGGCTCCTCGTCCTCGTCGAACGTCGCCCAGGCGGGCTGCTCCTCGTAGGTGCGCAGGCCCGCGAGAGCCTCGTCACCCTTGATCGCCAGCTCGGTGATCTGCTGCTGGACCCGCATCGACACCTGCAACGCCTGGCTCACGACGGTCACCGGCATCCCGAGCAGGGTGGCCGGCAGCTGGCGGGTCTGCTCGACGGCGGTGGCCGCGAGCCCGGCGGCGACCCGCACCGGCAGGGGGAACGATCGCATGGCCACAGCCTGCCGCATGCGCACCCGGTAAGCCACGACTAGTCCGTACGAGCGAACGGTGCGGACCCCGGCGGACACCGTCCGGTGATCCCGCCGACGGCGAGGCTGACCCGATCCGGGCGGGTCCGTACCCTGGATGGCATGACGACCTCGCCCCAGGCCGCCGACCACGCTGACCAGGACCGCCCCGGCGCGGCGTCGAACAAGCGGGTGCTGCTTGCCAAGCCCCGCGGTTACTG of Saccharopolyspora erythraea contains these proteins:
- a CDS encoding lipid droplet-associated protein, which produces MRSFPLPVRVAAGLAATAVEQTRQLPATLLGMPVTVVSQALQVSMRVQQQITELAIKGDEALAGLRTYEEQPAWATFDEDEEPAAPQRPSPAAPEEETSLLADYDRMSLPQLRGRLRSYTEAELVELLEHEQAHGNRPEFVRMLANRLERVRNQ